The region GAGCCGTCCTCGTCGCGGCGGGGGCGCGCCCCGGCCTCGCCGTGGCCCTTTTCGCGATCGCGTTCCTCCTGGCCTGGAGGCGGGGAGGTTGACGATGGCCGCCTACGAGCCTCTCGATCTCGACTACCTCGGCGACCTGATGCACTCGCACCTGGGCAACGTGATGGAGCGGTACTTCCGTCCGCGCCTGCTCGGCCGCGAGAACCTGCCGGCGTCGGGTCCCGCGATCCTCGCGCCCAACCACAGCGGAAACGCGTTCCCCTACGATGCGATGGTCTTCGACGCGCTCCTGTGGCAACGCGGCGGCATGACCCCGGAGGCGAAGTTCCGGAGCACCTTCGAGAAGGAGCTCGCCTTCACGTGGTGGATGAACCCGTTCGGCCTCGACAATTTCTGGCGGCGCGGCGGAGGCGTGGACGTCACCTACGACAACTTCGACCGCCTGATGGCCCGGGGGGAGCGGATCGTCTACTACCCCGAGGGCGTGCCGGGGATCGGCAAGGGATTCCAGAACCGCTACCGCCTGCAGCCGTTCAAGACGAGCTTCGTCCGCCTCGCCGCGAAACACGGCGTACCCGTCCATCCGGTCTACGTCGTCAACGGCGAGTGGATCATCCCGTTCAACTTCATGCTGAAGCCGGTCGACCGGCTGTTCAGCCGCGTCTTCCACGTGCCGTTCCTGCCGCTTCCGGGTGCGCTCCTCGCGATCTCGTGGCCGTGGGTGTGGTACCTGTCCCTGCCCGCGCGACTCATCTTCAAGATCGGCACGCCGATCGACGTCGCGGCGCGGGTACGCGAAGCGGGCATCGCCGACCCCGAGACGGCCGACCGCGAGCCGCTCGCCCGCGTCGCCGAGTCGATACGCGCGGACATGCAGCAGGAGCTCGACCGGCTCGTCGCACGATACGGACGGTCGCCGTACCACCTGCGCTCGCTCGTCCGCTCGTTCCGGAACGCCCGGGGCGCCCGGGCCTCGATGTTCCCGATCAGCTGGCCGGTGC is a window of Candidatus Polarisedimenticolaceae bacterium DNA encoding:
- a CDS encoding 1-acyl-sn-glycerol-3-phosphate acyltransferase — encoded protein: MAAYEPLDLDYLGDLMHSHLGNVMERYFRPRLLGRENLPASGPAILAPNHSGNAFPYDAMVFDALLWQRGGMTPEAKFRSTFEKELAFTWWMNPFGLDNFWRRGGGVDVTYDNFDRLMARGERIVYYPEGVPGIGKGFQNRYRLQPFKTSFVRLAAKHGVPVHPVYVVNGEWIIPFNFMLKPVDRLFSRVFHVPFLPLPGALLAISWPWVWYLSLPARLIFKIGTPIDVAARVREAGIADPETADREPLARVAESIRADMQQELDRLVARYGRSPYHLRSLVRSFRNARGARASMFPISWPVQWVRHDRDRRRPPARSRLHAILRDFDLAAFYVPFGWPLLSLARTFRKPPCGYRGLPRNVARELRGNFHWRLSERPLPPKPASAAAACEPPRATRGPEPAPPPAPAVGSASR